A single Endozoicomonas sp. NE40 DNA region contains:
- the tldD gene encoding metalloprotease TldD, with amino-acid sequence MTDILSQAQNHLLAPANIEARDLSRVLDSILGHNVDAADLYFQSTRHEAWVLEDSIVKEGSFNVDGGVGVRAISGEKTGFAYSNEIVVPALEQAASAARSIARQGQQQQVQAWGRSQPLALYPAANPLDSMTREDKVALLKAVDQEARTMDSRVKQVTVSLAGVHEVVMVAASDGTLAGDIRPLVRLNVSVIAEHEGRIERGSAGGGGRGDYQQFLLDGTAKGFAREAVRQALVNLEAVHAPAGSMPVVLAAGWSGVLLHEAVGHGLEGDFNRKGSSAYAGRIGERVASPLCTIVDDGTLSGRRGSLNMDDEGVPTESTVLIENGILKGYMQDKLNARLMGVAPTGNGRRESYSHLPMPRMTNTYMLAGAHDPDEIIASVDRGIYVSNMGGGQVDITSGKFVFSTSEAYLIEKGKITTPVKGATLIGNGPDVMNRVSMVGNNLELDTGIGVCGKDGQSVPVGVGQPTLKIDDITVGGTA; translated from the coding sequence ATGACTGATATTCTTTCACAGGCGCAGAACCATCTGCTGGCGCCAGCCAATATTGAAGCCAGGGATCTGTCCCGGGTGCTGGACAGTATTCTGGGACACAACGTTGATGCTGCCGATCTCTACTTTCAATCCACCCGCCATGAAGCCTGGGTTCTGGAAGACAGCATTGTTAAAGAGGGCAGCTTTAATGTTGATGGCGGCGTTGGTGTAAGGGCGATTAGCGGCGAAAAAACCGGCTTTGCCTATTCCAATGAAATTGTAGTGCCTGCCCTGGAGCAGGCTGCCAGTGCGGCTCGCAGCATTGCCCGACAGGGGCAGCAGCAACAGGTTCAGGCCTGGGGGCGCAGCCAGCCGCTGGCGCTTTATCCTGCCGCGAACCCGCTGGATTCCATGACCCGGGAAGATAAGGTGGCTTTGCTGAAAGCGGTTGACCAGGAAGCCCGAACGATGGACAGCCGTGTCAAACAGGTAACCGTGAGCCTGGCTGGTGTCCATGAAGTAGTGATGGTGGCAGCTTCCGATGGCACTCTGGCTGGTGATATTCGCCCGCTGGTTCGGTTGAATGTCAGCGTGATTGCTGAGCACGAAGGTCGTATCGAAAGAGGTTCCGCCGGTGGTGGTGGCCGTGGCGACTATCAGCAGTTTCTGCTGGACGGTACGGCTAAAGGGTTTGCCCGCGAAGCTGTGCGTCAGGCTCTGGTTAATCTGGAAGCGGTTCACGCTCCGGCAGGCAGTATGCCGGTGGTACTGGCGGCTGGTTGGTCTGGTGTTCTGCTGCATGAAGCGGTGGGGCATGGCCTGGAAGGCGACTTTAACCGTAAAGGCAGTTCTGCCTACGCCGGTCGTATTGGTGAACGGGTGGCCTCGCCTTTGTGTACCATTGTCGATGACGGTACCCTGAGCGGGCGTCGTGGTTCACTGAACATGGATGACGAAGGGGTTCCTACCGAAAGCACGGTACTGATTGAGAACGGCATTCTCAAGGGGTACATGCAGGATAAGCTCAATGCCCGGCTGATGGGCGTTGCCCCGACAGGCAACGGACGACGGGAGTCTTATTCACACCTGCCTATGCCCCGAATGACCAACACTTACATGCTGGCCGGGGCGCATGATCCTGATGAAATTATTGCCAGTGTGGACCGGGGCATTTACGTCAGCAATATGGGTGGCGGTCAGGTGGATATCACCTCTGGCAAATTCGTTTTCTCAACCAGTGAAGCCTACCTGATTGAAAAGGGTAAGATAACGACACCGGTGAAAGGTGCCACTCTGATCGGCAATGGACCCGATGTGATGAACCGGGTTTCCATGGTAGGTAACAACCTGGAGCTGGATACAGGTATTGGCGTCTGTGGCAAAGATGGTCAGTCGGTGCCGGTGGGGGTGGGGCAGCCAACCCTGAAGATTGATGATATTACAGTGGGTGGTACTGCCTGA
- a CDS encoding YhdP family protein produces the protein MLYLLKPVLRWSLKLALAGLLLLALLALGVRVSFSLLPLFHERVVSYLNDQLDTDFVIDVLEPEWDGINPTLTIRGLRLQGHEAGRPAFLVERLDVELNTVATFLNFTPIVDHLEANAISVVLEGDGEKHWSLFGIRQLEEERKPSRSFDLQTTMHWLSMQGYVDLTNIKLELLPYGQSPVVFDTHYLSLSEKSGQKQLEWLLKVGEGSVEFTAYGSGTNRWNADWSGALDIEGADVSRLCLLVDDCRQYLQAARLDANSQWRFQTGHWQVDGDLALTDMVYDTDGELSTVPASFSTELKAMGYSQGPVISDWSTELSNISLTQGENQVSIENAEVRGHHQGETTINFAVKTLDLAPVKHLALESGLLPESAADLVSTLDPSGTLRDITIRYLPDRDPLADGSIVTKARLDNVAVGAWEGAPSAGNVSGWLHMNTLSGYFDLETKDFKLGFPELFHDEWTFYSAKARLYWDVVDDIYRLKSDDISVVGDEGWLNGTMLLDIPFGRKANEPNYLDIDIGIADGDARFAKKYLPVHILNQDLSEWLETAIVGATIHQGGFSMEGPLDSDAEEPLLWNLFFDVEEGEFAYDPDWPAVTGLKGRIFVDDDEVLIEAERGKTFDTVLEQAKVSLDLNDKLMTLHLDSKVQGPGKDIIRLLTETPLAEYSDEIARDWAMDGDFSGHFNLALPIEDVEKVSVQIGLETSNGYFATKSPNVELDQIRGAFSYDLQNGLQAEQVEARFLGSKISGSIASTIDYRGNETMQLDWRGKMATDSLQSWLELDFLSLLEGAADYTGSLMLKSSGDLQAQLSIQSDLEGLEIELPAPLGIAAEDKNPMDIRLNVFRDRNELFVRLGDVGRARFLFDPEFDFRAAAVRLGESGALPAMEPDKILISGTIPELDIGPWLDTFDGQPPGEDELNLLSQVEMNNVKIDKLIYDDYSWNDLMLRVKLGANYTEVTVNSEPVDGQLLIPSRPSLPFMLDMNRLHLPELPEQEEKEDRDESREDWLVNVNPRELPSAIVKIDSLKIGRRNLGDLSFIMQPIPDGKRVSDIKSGIEGMNFTGALDWLYINDQHQTRYQGSLRGRHVDKLQESLGLPVMVEAKDTRIETSLEWQGSPLGVNMSTLNGSLKLRHKNGVLKQLDGGAGGALKLFGIFNTEALLRRIRLDFSDLYSSGVSFDTLKGQLDFDNGIITFEDPLTVEGPSSNFKLDGLINTRDEVMDLSLVVTLPVTSNLPILSVLFGTTPQVAGIIYLADKLVGRQVDQLASIRYRITGSFDEPSVTLNQLFSGDVSRPASK, from the coding sequence ATGCTATACCTTCTGAAGCCTGTTTTACGCTGGAGTTTGAAACTGGCGCTGGCCGGATTGCTGTTACTGGCCCTGCTGGCGCTTGGCGTACGTGTCAGTTTCAGCCTGCTGCCTCTGTTTCATGAGCGTGTTGTTAGTTACCTGAATGATCAGCTGGATACCGATTTTGTTATTGATGTTCTGGAACCCGAATGGGACGGCATTAACCCGACACTGACAATACGAGGTCTGCGGTTACAGGGTCATGAAGCCGGACGACCGGCTTTTCTGGTCGAACGGCTGGATGTGGAACTGAACACCGTGGCGACCTTTCTCAATTTCACCCCGATTGTTGACCATCTTGAGGCCAATGCCATCAGCGTTGTGCTGGAAGGTGATGGCGAAAAACACTGGTCGCTGTTTGGTATCAGGCAACTGGAAGAAGAGCGGAAGCCGTCCAGGTCCTTCGACCTCCAGACGACCATGCACTGGCTCAGTATGCAGGGCTATGTCGACCTGACCAATATTAAGCTGGAGCTGCTCCCTTACGGTCAGTCGCCGGTAGTATTTGACACTCACTACCTGTCATTAAGTGAAAAGTCCGGGCAGAAGCAACTGGAGTGGCTGCTAAAAGTAGGTGAGGGTTCGGTTGAATTTACGGCTTATGGCAGCGGGACTAATCGCTGGAATGCTGACTGGTCAGGTGCGCTGGACATTGAGGGGGCAGACGTTTCGAGACTTTGTCTGCTGGTAGACGACTGCAGGCAATATCTACAGGCTGCCCGTTTAGACGCTAACAGCCAGTGGCGTTTTCAGACCGGTCACTGGCAGGTTGACGGTGATCTGGCATTAACCGATATGGTTTATGACACAGATGGAGAGCTCTCTACCGTCCCGGCTTCCTTTAGTACAGAGCTGAAGGCTATGGGTTACAGTCAGGGACCGGTCATTTCGGACTGGAGTACAGAGCTGAGTAACATCAGCCTGACTCAGGGTGAGAACCAGGTGTCGATTGAGAATGCTGAAGTTCGTGGTCATCATCAGGGTGAAACGACCATCAATTTTGCCGTCAAAACGCTTGACCTGGCACCGGTTAAACATCTGGCACTTGAATCTGGACTGCTGCCTGAGTCAGCGGCTGACCTGGTCAGTACTCTGGACCCTTCGGGAACGCTTCGGGATATTACGATCCGTTATCTGCCTGACCGGGACCCTCTGGCAGACGGCTCTATCGTGACTAAAGCCAGACTGGACAATGTCGCTGTGGGTGCCTGGGAAGGTGCGCCATCGGCGGGCAATGTGTCAGGCTGGTTACACATGAATACCCTGAGTGGCTATTTTGATCTGGAAACCAAAGATTTCAAGCTTGGCTTTCCTGAGCTGTTTCATGACGAGTGGACCTTTTATTCAGCCAAAGCCCGGCTCTACTGGGATGTTGTGGACGACATCTATCGTTTGAAGAGTGATGATATTTCGGTGGTCGGCGACGAAGGCTGGTTGAATGGCACAATGTTGCTGGACATACCTTTTGGTCGTAAGGCGAATGAACCTAACTATCTGGATATTGATATAGGTATTGCTGATGGTGATGCCCGGTTTGCTAAAAAATACCTGCCTGTTCATATACTGAACCAGGACCTGTCAGAGTGGCTGGAAACCGCTATCGTCGGGGCAACTATCCACCAGGGCGGTTTCAGTATGGAAGGCCCGCTGGACAGTGATGCGGAAGAGCCTTTGCTATGGAACCTGTTTTTCGATGTTGAAGAAGGTGAGTTTGCCTATGATCCGGACTGGCCTGCTGTCACTGGTTTGAAGGGGCGGATATTTGTTGATGACGATGAGGTTCTGATTGAGGCAGAGCGTGGCAAAACCTTTGATACGGTGCTGGAGCAGGCAAAAGTGTCGCTCGACCTCAACGATAAGCTGATGACTCTGCATTTAGACAGCAAGGTTCAGGGACCGGGTAAAGATATTATACGGCTGCTGACTGAAACACCGCTGGCAGAATACTCCGATGAGATCGCCAGAGACTGGGCAATGGATGGCGATTTTTCAGGTCATTTCAATCTGGCTTTACCCATTGAGGATGTTGAAAAGGTCAGTGTTCAGATTGGTCTGGAAACCAGCAATGGTTATTTCGCGACAAAATCTCCGAATGTGGAGCTTGACCAGATTCGTGGCGCATTCTCGTATGATTTGCAAAATGGCCTTCAGGCTGAGCAGGTAGAAGCCCGATTCCTGGGGAGCAAAATCAGCGGCTCTATTGCTTCAACCATTGATTATCGGGGCAATGAAACCATGCAGCTGGACTGGCGCGGGAAGATGGCTACTGATTCTCTGCAGAGCTGGCTGGAACTGGATTTTCTCAGCCTGCTGGAAGGCGCTGCTGATTACACAGGCAGCCTGATGCTGAAAAGTTCCGGAGACCTGCAGGCGCAACTTTCTATTCAGAGTGACCTCGAAGGTCTGGAAATTGAGTTGCCAGCGCCCCTGGGTATTGCTGCGGAAGACAAGAATCCTATGGATATCAGGTTGAATGTCTTCAGGGATCGAAATGAGTTATTTGTCCGGCTGGGTGATGTCGGGCGAGCCCGTTTTCTGTTTGATCCGGAATTTGACTTCAGGGCCGCAGCGGTTCGTCTGGGAGAAAGCGGTGCTTTACCCGCCATGGAGCCGGATAAAATTCTGATATCGGGTACCATTCCAGAGCTGGATATTGGCCCATGGCTTGACACTTTTGATGGGCAGCCACCCGGAGAGGACGAGCTTAACCTGTTGTCCCAGGTGGAAATGAATAATGTTAAAATTGATAAGCTGATTTATGACGACTATTCCTGGAATGACCTGATGCTCAGGGTCAAGCTGGGTGCAAATTATACAGAGGTGACTGTAAACAGTGAGCCGGTTGACGGGCAGTTGTTAATCCCCAGTCGTCCATCTCTGCCGTTTATGCTGGATATGAACCGCCTGCACCTGCCTGAACTGCCTGAGCAGGAAGAAAAGGAAGATCGGGATGAAAGCAGGGAAGACTGGTTGGTCAATGTCAATCCCCGGGAGCTGCCTTCAGCGATTGTTAAAATTGATTCACTGAAAATCGGGCGTCGTAATTTAGGTGATTTGTCGTTTATTATGCAGCCAATACCAGACGGTAAGCGTGTCAGTGATATAAAGTCCGGCATAGAAGGTATGAACTTTACCGGAGCGCTGGACTGGCTATACATTAACGACCAGCATCAGACCCGATACCAGGGATCGCTGAGGGGCAGGCATGTGGATAAGCTGCAGGAGTCCCTTGGTCTGCCCGTTATGGTAGAAGCTAAAGATACCCGGATTGAAACCTCGCTGGAGTGGCAGGGATCACCTCTGGGGGTCAACATGAGTACCCTTAACGGTTCTTTAAAACTGCGCCATAAAAATGGAGTCCTGAAACAGCTGGATGGTGGTGCAGGAGGGGCGCTTAAGCTCTTTGGTATCTTTAACACGGAAGCGCTACTGCGGAGGATAAGACTGGACTTCTCTGACCTTTATTCTTCCGGTGTGAGCTTTGATACGTTGAAAGGGCAGCTGGATTTCGATAATGGCATCATTACCTTTGAAGACCCTCTGACCGTTGAGGGGCCGTCCTCTAACTTCAAACTGGATGGTCTGATTAACACGAGGGACGAGGTCATGGACCTCAGTCTGGTGGTAACATTGCCGGTTACTTCAAACCTGCCTATTCTCAGTGTGCTGTTTGGAACAACTCCGCAGGTGGCGGGTATCATCTATCTCGCGGATAAGCTGGTTGGACGGCAGGTTGACCAGTTAGCCAGTATTCGCTACCGGATTACCGGCAGTTTTGATGAACCTTCGGTCACCCTGAATCAGCTATTCTCCGGTGATGTGAGCAGACCTGCATCAAAATGA
- a CDS encoding NUDIX hydrolase: MDHQEQQWLDWVEQLRAIAQNGLAYADGHFDIERYHQLQTIAHDMTALLSGAPRSKVDQYFVGENGYTTPKLDIRAGVFKDDKILLVKERSDGCWALPGGWADVCESPALGAERETLEESGYIVKAVKLVAVRDTHRHPYHPRNAHHLLKLLFRCELQGGEAKENIEISEIDFFDVNQLPPLSQGRTIAEDVALMVKHKDHPDLPTEFD; encoded by the coding sequence ATGGATCATCAGGAACAACAATGGCTTGACTGGGTAGAGCAGCTGAGAGCCATTGCCCAGAACGGGCTGGCTTATGCCGACGGACATTTTGATATCGAACGCTATCACCAGCTGCAGACGATTGCCCATGATATGACGGCTCTGCTGAGTGGCGCTCCAAGGTCTAAAGTCGATCAGTACTTTGTCGGCGAAAACGGTTACACCACCCCCAAGCTGGATATACGGGCCGGGGTGTTTAAAGACGACAAAATTCTTCTGGTAAAAGAGCGGTCCGATGGTTGCTGGGCATTGCCCGGAGGCTGGGCAGATGTCTGTGAATCGCCCGCCCTGGGCGCTGAACGGGAAACCCTGGAAGAGTCCGGGTATATCGTCAAAGCTGTGAAGCTGGTTGCTGTGCGGGATACGCATCGACACCCCTATCATCCCCGTAATGCCCATCACCTTCTGAAACTGCTGTTTCGCTGTGAACTGCAGGGCGGAGAAGCAAAAGAAAACATCGAGATTTCCGAGATTGATTTCTTCGATGTTAATCAGCTGCCGCCCCTCTCACAGGGCAGGACTATTGCTGAAGATGTTGCCCTGATGGTGAAACATAAAGATCATCCAGACTTGCCGACAGAGTTTGACTGA
- a CDS encoding AI-2E family transporter yields the protein MTLTHTRSTQALLTIAAVVVILAGIRLSSSIISPLLLAFFISMILNPVITGLEKLYLPRGLGVLLVISLLVLMAASLIGIAGHAAQEFSRVLPGYRQELLEMVTRFQWSLLKRGVSVDFSTLFNTLDSKWLFNLATSFVSRMSSATSYAVVIILTVVFMLFEVPLLQGKLQRALPDPDRQLLDVERFVFSVNRYVILKSILSAITGLLVTAMLQLKGVEFYVLAGLVAFFLNFIPNIGSILAAIPGILITLLQKSPADAALVAAGYVAINMVIGNLVEPRVLGKGLGLSSLVVFLSLMLWGWLLGPIGMLLSVPLTMCIKILLESSRHNGLAQLLGAGDDTADRPSNVTQ from the coding sequence ATGACGCTTACACACACCCGGTCTACCCAGGCTTTGCTGACCATCGCAGCGGTGGTCGTTATTCTTGCCGGTATCCGCCTCAGCAGCAGTATCATTTCACCACTGTTGCTGGCTTTCTTTATTTCCATGATTTTAAACCCTGTGATCACCGGGCTGGAAAAACTGTATCTGCCAAGAGGGCTGGGGGTTCTGCTGGTAATTTCACTGCTGGTGCTGATGGCTGCGTCACTGATTGGAATTGCGGGTCATGCTGCCCAGGAATTTTCCAGAGTCCTGCCCGGCTACCGTCAGGAACTGCTGGAAATGGTCACACGTTTCCAGTGGTCGCTGTTGAAAAGAGGCGTCAGTGTGGATTTCAGCACTCTGTTTAATACCCTTGACTCCAAGTGGCTGTTTAACCTTGCTACCTCGTTTGTATCCCGCATGAGCAGTGCCACCAGCTACGCCGTAGTGATCATACTGACCGTGGTATTCATGCTGTTTGAAGTGCCACTGCTGCAGGGTAAACTCCAGCGTGCGCTGCCCGACCCGGACCGACAACTTCTGGATGTTGAACGCTTTGTCTTCAGCGTCAACCGTTACGTGATTCTGAAATCCATACTCAGTGCCATCACTGGCCTGTTAGTGACGGCAATGTTGCAGTTAAAGGGGGTTGAATTCTACGTACTGGCCGGACTGGTGGCATTTTTTCTCAACTTCATCCCTAACATTGGCTCCATACTCGCAGCTATACCGGGGATCCTTATCACCCTGCTGCAAAAGAGTCCCGCCGACGCCGCGCTGGTTGCAGCCGGTTATGTCGCTATCAATATGGTGATAGGCAACCTGGTCGAGCCCCGGGTTCTTGGTAAAGGTCTGGGGCTTTCGTCTCTGGTCGTTTTTCTTTCACTGATGCTCTGGGGCTGGCTGCTGGGACCCATTGGTATGCTACTCTCTGTCCCTCTTACCATGTGTATAAAAATTTTGCTGGAGTCGTCCCGGCATAACGGCCTTGCACAATTACTGGGGGCGGGTGACGATACGGCCGATAGACCTTCTAATGTTACTCAATAG